The Mytilus galloprovincialis chromosome 4, xbMytGall1.hap1.1, whole genome shotgun sequence genome contains a region encoding:
- the LOC143072947 gene encoding uncharacterized protein LOC143072947, translated as MSSQSSQKRKFSTPFISPLSAGFKKLSENPTIIQKQFSNSSISEKRRDSNKNENRYNNCQPKSPKRTLYIFKEPLENAEIIKNEGTSKREKRYLIQPAIVEKNKPISTIYEITEDSAYIPPYNVDTWLNESAKITATVSHRNARESCHLHPSPKKGKIPRKTAATERQVKLNVLCSILKMKNELQIIRDRRDKLCGNLKESTIYQEE; from the exons ATGTCGTCTCAGTCATCACAGAAAAGAAAATTTTCAACTCCTTTCATTTCACCCTTGTCGGCCGGTtttaaaaaattatcagaaaACCCAACAATCATACAGAAACAATTCAGCAATAGCAGTATTTCAGAGAAAAGAAGAGATTCGAACAAGAATGAGAATAGATATAATAATTGTCAACCAAAAAGCCCGAAGAGAACACTTTACATATTCAAAGAACCGTTAGAAAATGCAGAAATCATCAAAAATGAAGGTACTTCAAAAAGAGAAAAGCGTTATTTGATACAACCAGCTATAGTAGAGAAAAATAAACCTATATCCACAATCTATGAAATAACTGAGGATTCTGCATATATCCCACCCTACAACGTAGATACCTGGTTGAATGAATCTGCAAAAATAACTGCTACTGTGTCCCATAGGAATGCACGTGAATCTTGTCATCTGCATCCTTCTCCAAAGAAAGGAAAGATTCCAAGGAAAACTGCAGCAACCGAAAGACAG GTAAAACTAAATGTGTTGTGTTCCATACTCAAGATGAAGAATGAACTACAAATAATACGAGACAGGCGAGATAAGCTATGTG GCAACCTGAAGGAAAGTACTATATACCAAGAGGAGTAG